The following coding sequences lie in one Pan paniscus chromosome X, NHGRI_mPanPan1-v2.0_pri, whole genome shotgun sequence genomic window:
- the SOWAHD gene encoding ankyrin repeat domain-containing protein SOWAHD has translation MAQLGGAANRAPTASLAPTSQSLRCAPQPRPSRADTGSLGRYWGKAAAAASREPPFPGTLMHSAAGSGRRRGALRELLGLQRAAPAGWLSEERAEELGGPSGPGSSRLCLEPREHAWILAAAEGRYEVLRELLEAEPELLLRGDPITGYSVLHWLAKHGRHEELILVHDFALRRGLRLDVSAPGSGGLTPLHLAALQGHDMVIKVLVGALGADATRRDHSGHRACHYLRPDAPWRLRELSGAEEWEMESGSGCTNLNNNSSGTTAWRAASAVGATAVETSRRVAASRTKAKDTAGSRVAQMHSLFRHLFPSFQDR, from the coding sequence ATGGCCCAGCTCGGAGGGGCCGCGAACCGGGCACCCACGGCCTCTCTCGCGCCGACCTCGCAGAGCCTGCGGTGCGCCCCGCAGCCCCGCCCCTCGAGAGCGGACACTGGTAGCCTGGGCAGGTACTGGGGCAAAGCCGCAGCCGCCGCCTCCCGGGAGCCCCCCTTCCCAGGCACGCTGATGCATTCTGCAGCGGGCTCAGGGCGCCGGCGGGGAGCGCTGCGGGAACTGCTGGGGCTGCAGCGGGCGGCTCCTGCCGGGTGGCTGTCGGAGGAGCGCGCCGAGGAGCTGGGCGGGCCCAGTGGGCCGGGCAGCAGCAGGCTGTGCCTGGAACCGCGGGAGCACGCGTGGATTCTGGCAGCCGCCGAGGGCCGCTATGAGGTGCTGCGGGAGCTGCTGGAGGCTGAGCCGGAGCTGCTGCTGCGGGGCGACCCGATCACCGGCTACTCGGTTCTGCACTGGCTGGCCAAGCACGGGCGCCACGAGGAGCTCATTCTGGTACACGACTTCGCCCTACGCCGGGGGCTGCGGCTCGACGTGAGCGCCCCAGGCAGCGGCGGCCTCACGCCCCTCCACCTGGCGGCCCTTCAGGGCCACGACATGGTCATCAAGGTGCTGGTGGGCGCCCTGGGTGCTGACGCTACGCGCCGCGACCACAGCGGCCACCGGGCCTGCCACTACCTGCGGCCCGACGCGCCTTGGAGGTTGCGGGAGCTGTCGGGAGCCGAGGAATGGGAGATGGAGAGCGGCAGCGGGTGCACCAACCTGAACAACAACAGCAGCGGCACCACTGCGTGGAGGGCCGCGAGCGCAGTGGGCGCGACGGCTGTGGAGACAAGCAGGAGAGTGGCAGCGTCGCGGACCAAGGCGAAGGACACCGCGGGCAGCCGGGTGGCGCAAATGCATAGCCTTTTCCGCCATCTGTTCCCCTCATTCCAGGACCGTTGA